TTTCCGAATGATTGCTTGAGTTTGGAGAACTCGCGAGTACAGGTagtacaacaacaaaacatgTTCCGTTCAATGCACGCGTTTGGTGAAACGAACAGGAGCGGATCAGTGCACGTCTCGTTGGGAAAAGACACATTCAATTCAGACACATTATTGCTTTGTAAACATTAAACATCaaactaaacatttttcgATTAGCTTATCTCAACCATATTAGAATTATATGTGTTAGACGGTATTATATGTAATTTGGGGCAAAAGTTGGGTAGTAAAGGAGGAATTATTGTCCCTTGTATTGTATATTCTCTTGTATTTTGTATACTAAAGGTCTATAAATCTTGTTTACTTAAGGggatatacagttgtaccgcgcaaatatatggatttttatcgatttttttttgacaccatagaaaatatttatgaaaaatgttttaacgacgttgtttagtacatgtttctgggtacttcattaaattttttcataaaaaaatattacataacaaaaatgttatagccgaattcccggatttTCTTTtccgatggtgtcttgcggtggacatgatttctcgaaaacggttcatccgaaatccaaaattcaaaaaagtttagttagtatattgtattgtctagtccgtgaacgagggatttaaaaaaattttgactaaaaaaaaaatggcgacgtttttaacaaaaaatgtactttttcaaggtataagattttcgttttttgtgctttaaaaaagtagttttcaaaaaaattgaaaatccctcgttcacggactagctaatatcataataaataagtgatcaaaatttggtgttgatcggattagtagtttttttagtaatcgtgtccaccgcaaaggtaatttccccaaaaaaagattctgagataatcgcgtttaaagtttcaagtttgttcaagttttatatgcagatagtgcgataaaaatagctacagcttcggttctaatgctccgatcgttatgaatttttgtgagagtattcccaatagaatatacttaaagaatatgcaataaaaatatcacaactgtatgcaaaaaaaaattttcatatatcacaactgtatataaccccttaaaaggGCATTTAATTTGGACTCCTTCCGAAATTATCtttcttttaaattctttttttgtaaacaatttaaccttattttgttataaacatgaaacattaaattaaattaaatcatttattttttaaagcttttggaCATGCTAAAGTTCTACACCCGCTTTGAGATCAATGATGTCACGGGAAACTCGCTCACCGACCACGACATGACCCAATTACACTACAAAAAGATCACCTCCTTGCAAAGAGCCGTGTTTGCCAAGTTCCCCAGCCTGCGTGTTTTCGCACTTTCCAATGTGGCTACGGTGGACAAACGGGAGTCATTGGAGCAGCACTTTGGTGGCTTAGATGGCGATGGCCTTCGCCAGATAGCCACTTTTCTCAACCTGGTACCGGAGGAGGTGGTGTCCCCATTGGACTGGCATCGCCTCGATGAGCCGTTTCTGCGTGAACTCTTAATCACCCGCCACGAGCGACGTTGCTCACAGCTCGAGGCGCTTAACGAGATGCCACTGTATCCTACGGAACAGATTATTTGGGATGAAAATGTAGTGCCCTCGGACTACTACACCGGTGAAAGTTGTCTGGCATTGCCGAAGCTGAATCTGCAGTTCCTCACCCTGCACGACTATCTGTTGCGGAATTTCAATCTGTTTCGTCTGGAGTCCACCTATGAGATCCGACAGGACATCGAGGACGCGGTAAGCCGTATGCTGCCCTGGCAATCCGAAGATGGCGATGTGGTCTTTGGTGGGTGGGCGAGAATGGCTCTACCAATTGCCAGTTTTGCTGTGGTCGAGGTGGCCAAGCCACATCTCGGGGAGAATAAACCGTCGAGAGTGCGAGCCGATGTGGGAGTGACTCTTTCTGTTCGCCGGGAGATCAAGGAGGAGTGGGAGAACCTGCGCAAGCACGACGTCTGTTTCCTACTCACAGTCAAGCCAACACAGCCCTATGGCACCAAATACAATCACCGGGAACCCTTCCTTCCCCAAGTTGGCTTGGTCAGTGTGCGTGGCTGCGAAGTGGAGGGCATGTTGGATGCCAATGGCAGGGTTATAGAAGATGGTCCAGAGCCCCGACCACAGCTTCCAGGAGAACAGAGAAACTATCGTGTTTGGCTGGATTCCAATCAGTACCGTCTAGATATGGATGATTTGCAGGAGGTGAGATAAAAGAGCTCCAAATATTCAACCACCAATTAATAACCAATGATTCTTTTATTACCAATCTCAGGGTGCCGATGACGTCTACGAGAGCTTCAACATCCTGATGCGTCGTAAACCGAAGGAAAACAACTTTAAGGCAGTTTTGGAAACCATTCGCCACCTAATGAATACGGAGTGTGTTGTGCCGCCATGGTTACATGACATCCTCTTGGGCTATGGCGATCCGGCTGCCGCTCACTACAGCAATATGCCCAACCAGGAGCGTAGTCTGGAGTTTAACGATACCTTCCTTGACTACAAGCATCTGAAAGATAGTTTTCCCGGCTATGAACTGAAGTGCAGTGTGCCGGAGGAAGGACGCCTGCCGCCCTACCGTCTGATTTTCGAGGACGTGCCTGTCCAAAGTGAAAGCGACGAGGAAGACCAGAAGGAAAAGAAGGTGGAATTGAGCAAATCCATTGTGGTGCACTCCTATAAATACGAAGCGAGGGGTCCTTACCCTAGGAACAAGCCGAAACAGTGAGAAATGTTTATAATAAGCCAATTACAGATAATGTTAATCCCTATTtttatttcagaaactctATTCGATTTACCCCCACCCAAGTCGAAGCCATTCGAGCCGGCATGCAGCCTGGTTTGACCTTAGTAGTGGGTCCGCCAGGCACGGGAAAAACTGACGTTGCCGTGCAAATTATCTCCAATATTTACCACAACCATCCCAATCAGCGTACGCTGATTGTAACTCACTCCAATCAGGCGCTGAACCAGCTGTTCGAGAAGATCATGGCCCTGGACATCGACGAAAGGCATCTACTTCGTCTAGGCCACGGAGAAGAAGCCCTGGAAACCGAAAAAGATTACAGTCGCTATGGTAGAGTCAACTATGTTTTGGCCAAACGAATGGATTTGCTCGACCAGGTGCAGAAGCTTCAGACAGCGGTCGGAGTGAGTGGTGACAATTCATATACCTGCGAGACGGCTGGTTACTTCTACCTATACAATGTAATGGCCCGCTGGGAGAAATTCCAAAGTCAGATAAATGTGCACAGGAAGGAGGCGGATGCAACAAAGTTAAGAAACCTCTTTGAGACTGAGTTTCCCTTCAGAAAGTTTTTCGACGATGCTCCACAGCCCTTGTTCAAAGGCTCTACCTTTGAGGCCCTAATGGACACAGCTGTTTCTAACTTCCGCTACATCTCTGACATCTTTACCGAACTGGAGGAATTTCGAGCTTTCGAGCTGCTGCGCACTGGCTTAGATCGTTCGAAGTATCTTCTCGTAAAAGAGGCCAAGATCATCGCCATGACTTGTACGCATGCCGCTCTAAAACGTAAGGAGCTGGCAAATCTCGGCTTCCGTTACGACAACATCCTAATGGAGGAGTCCGCGCAGATCCTGGAAATTGAGACTTTTATACCACTGCTTTTACAAAATCCCCTGGACGGTCTCAATCGTCTGAAGCGTTGGATCATGATTGGAGATCACCACCAACTGCCGCCCGTGATCAAAAACATGGCATTCCAAAAGTACTCCAACATGGAGCAGAGTCTGTTCACCCGACTGGTGCGTCTCGGTGTGCCCACCGTGGATTTGGATGGACAAGGTCGTGCCCGTTCTAGTATCTGTTCTTTGTACAAGTGGCGCTACAAGAAACTTGAGGACCTGCAGCACATCTTTGAAAGGGACGAGTACAAAAAGGCGAACTCTGGCTTCGCCCATGATTATCAGCTTATAAATGTTGATGATTTCAAGGGCGTGGGTGAGAGCGAACCAAATCCTTACTTTTATCAAAACTTGGCGGAAGCGGAGTACATTGTAGCTGTTTACATGTACATGCGCTTGCTTGGCTATCCCGCTGCCAAAATATCCATACTTACCACCTATAATGGGCAGAAGCATCTTATCCGCGATGTTATCAATGCTCGCTGTGGTAACAACCCGCTCATTGGCTGGCCGCACAAGATAACTACGGTGGACAAGTACCAGGGTCAACAGAACGACTACATACTCATCTCACTGGTTCGCACCAAGGCAGTGGGACACTTGCGGGATGTGAGGCGTTTAGTAGTGGCCATGAGTCGTGCTCGACTCGGGCTCTACGTGTTTGGAAGGGTAtcacttttcaaaaattgccTGGAACTGCAACAAACATTTAAGCTGGTtagtttttgataaaaaatattagttaTTCACTTATCTAATTCACTTTTATTTTAGCTTACCCAACGACCTCTAAAACTAAATCTAGTTCCCGGAGACAGCTTTCCTACAGATCGTTTGACTAACGATCCCGTGGGCAATGAAGCCATTAGGACTATTGAGAACATGACCGAAATGACACAGTTTGTCTACGAGCGATATATGGCCAAGATGGAGGAACTTAAGGGCACCCTACCCACAGAAGAAGAGCTACTGGCTATGCGCAACCAACTTCCCCAGGAGGACGAGGAAAACGTTAATGAAGAGCCGCCAGAAAAACGGCCAGCCAAGGAAGAACCTGTGTCAAAGAAGAAAGCACCCGAGGCTTTCAAGCCTACTCCAATTGTAAACGAAATAAACATGGAGGAGCCTGAGGCGAATCAACAAGAGGGGAACCAAGAAGACACTACAACAGAATCGCAAGACCAAGTTGAATAGTCTTAGGTGTTATTGAGATGCtccaataattttatttgaacaAGTTACAACAATTTTTAAGCGACAAAAACATAGACCACACCTTTAAAACTAAACTTTTACTCTACTTCTTGGGTGCGGTGATGCCCTCCAATTGGGCCTTCAGCTGGGCATTCGTCTTCTTCAAGAAGGTTATCTCCTCGGTAAACTTCTTCTCTTCAGAAGCCCGCAGCTCAGCATTGCGACGTTCCGCCTGTTCCTGCTTTAGCTTCATGTCAGCAATGATCTCTTCGAGCGCCTCCTTGTCCAGCTCTAGTGTCTTAACGCGGTCCCGCAGCA
The Drosophila bipectinata strain 14024-0381.07 chromosome 3R, DbipHiC1v2, whole genome shotgun sequence DNA segment above includes these coding regions:
- the LOC108130775 gene encoding RNA helicase aquarius, which encodes MKRRSQTQAQTPKDDNKKSKAMSGALTMSQLSSDVIWQLASKYWAPDTKEDHLPYSAKIIEKIYSDEIATGNPGHSARRINMLEFSQYLEQYLWPHYQRETATHAHLMSIVIMANEKFRERVEVWTVFEKLPDQYPSFFRHVLESCLPADGGKEARSSLHERTSLLMFLNHCFNSMEIELCREQAKRLVSLSMWHCLQPRRREQELRDVPEWRKYWKRLLKKEKDTKPEVIWERHFLQNLIIDFLNILESIPAEGEVKSNVVQYCERFLEFIIDLEALLPTRRFFNTVLDDCHLIVRALLSPLVRREEGKLFGQLLDMLKFYTRFEINDVTGNSLTDHDMTQLHYKKITSLQRAVFAKFPSLRVFALSNVATVDKRESLEQHFGGLDGDGLRQIATFLNLVPEEVVSPLDWHRLDEPFLRELLITRHERRCSQLEALNEMPLYPTEQIIWDENVVPSDYYTGESCLALPKLNLQFLTLHDYLLRNFNLFRLESTYEIRQDIEDAVSRMLPWQSEDGDVVFGGWARMALPIASFAVVEVAKPHLGENKPSRVRADVGVTLSVRREIKEEWENLRKHDVCFLLTVKPTQPYGTKYNHREPFLPQVGLVSVRGCEVEGMLDANGRVIEDGPEPRPQLPGEQRNYRVWLDSNQYRLDMDDLQEGADDVYESFNILMRRKPKENNFKAVLETIRHLMNTECVVPPWLHDILLGYGDPAAAHYSNMPNQERSLEFNDTFLDYKHLKDSFPGYELKCSVPEEGRLPPYRLIFEDVPVQSESDEEDQKEKKVELSKSIVVHSYKYEARGPYPRNKPKQNSIRFTPTQVEAIRAGMQPGLTLVVGPPGTGKTDVAVQIISNIYHNHPNQRTLIVTHSNQALNQLFEKIMALDIDERHLLRLGHGEEALETEKDYSRYGRVNYVLAKRMDLLDQVQKLQTAVGVSGDNSYTCETAGYFYLYNVMARWEKFQSQINVHRKEADATKLRNLFETEFPFRKFFDDAPQPLFKGSTFEALMDTAVSNFRYISDIFTELEEFRAFELLRTGLDRSKYLLVKEAKIIAMTCTHAALKRKELANLGFRYDNILMEESAQILEIETFIPLLLQNPLDGLNRLKRWIMIGDHHQLPPVIKNMAFQKYSNMEQSLFTRLVRLGVPTVDLDGQGRARSSICSLYKWRYKKLEDLQHIFERDEYKKANSGFAHDYQLINVDDFKGVGESEPNPYFYQNLAEAEYIVAVYMYMRLLGYPAAKISILTTYNGQKHLIRDVINARCGNNPLIGWPHKITTVDKYQGQQNDYILISLVRTKAVGHLRDVRRLVVAMSRARLGLYVFGRVSLFKNCLELQQTFKLLTQRPLKLNLVPGDSFPTDRLTNDPVGNEAIRTIENMTEMTQFVYERYMAKMEELKGTLPTEEELLAMRNQLPQEDEENVNEEPPEKRPAKEEPVSKKKAPEAFKPTPIVNEINMEEPEANQQEGNQEDTTTESQDQVE